The Dehalobacter sp. DCM sequence ACCCCTTTTTACACCCTCAATACCATATTGAATAACACTCTTTTCAATAACAGCCATGATTTTCTTGATTTGCTCTGGATCCTTACGCAAGCCATGGTAAAAAATTGTATGATTTATCAAGGCATAAATAATCGTGAATGGACCGACAATGTTGAGTATTACTTTTTCACCCGACTCAGCCAGGATCCCCACAGCATCCAGTACTTCTCCAATTCGGCCTTTAGAAATATCTGGCGCTTGGATACCGGATAGTTCTTCAATAGACGAGAAGCGGTGGCCATTTGGTCTTGGTCGGTGCATAGCATCGCCCATTTTTATATATGCTCCGAAGGCTTCTGCTTCGACCGTGACACAAAAAGGTACCTTGGCAAACACATCGTCCTGGTATTTCTTTTGTACTCTGGCAAGAGCAACTATGTTATTTTTATCCGTGTAAGCCTTCGGAAAAGTTATCCCAGCTTCCCTTAGAACCTCTTCTGGAATATGATCTTGATTATGTCCAGGACATTTAAATTCCACCATTCTTCCCTCCAATAAAGTAAACTAGTAATATTTACTTAAAAGATTTTGAAGTACAATCTATTCCTATTCTTAACCTTCTCCAAACTAACCCGCGTTTTAGCCCGTCCATTGATCATGTTCACATAAAAGCACAGGCATCTCTAAAGGACCTATTGAAATCCGCTCTGAGCGAAAGTTCGACGTGAGTTGCCTTCCTAGCCAGATACTGTGCATGATTTCGCTCGTTTTCTGAAGAAAGCGCTAAAATTGCACCTTCTCCTGCTGCATTTCCTACAGAATAGACAACTCTCTCATCTACTCTTGGAAGCATTCCTATTGAGAGAATACTCTCTTTCCTGACAAAGCTACCAAATGCCCCAGCCAGCATCACCGCGTTTAAATCTCTTGCCTTAATGTCTGCTTCCTTCAAAAGAATTTCTGCTCCAGCCCTGACAGAAGCCTTTGCCATCTGTAATTCACGTACATCCCGCTGGGTTAAAACTATATCATCAGCATCTGTTGTGCCATAATAAAGGACAAAATCCTGTCCAGAGCTACTGTGACGTAACCGGTGCCACAATTCTTCTGGAATTTTCCCATCCAGGTCTTTTTGAGACATAATCCGGCCGTTGTTATTAATAATACCTGCTTTTACCAATTCCGAAACAGCGTCAATTAAACCGGAGCCACAAATCCCACATGGAGCAACATTTCCGATAACATCAACAGTCACCGTTTTATCAATACGTACTTTTTCTATAGCCCCTTTGACGGCTCTCATCCCCTGATAAATATGAGCACCTTCAAAAGCTGGCCCTGCAGCAGTAGAGCAGGTATACAGTTTTCCTTCACAGGCCAGTGCTATCTCTCCATTGGTGCCCAGATCAACCATCATCGCCGATCCGGTATCGTTATCTATCTTCA is a genomic window containing:
- a CDS encoding uroporphyrinogen decarboxylase family protein yields the protein MVEFKCPGHNQDHIPEEVLREAGITFPKAYTDKNNIVALARVQKKYQDDVFAKVPFCVTVEAEAFGAYIKMGDAMHRPRPNGHRFSSIEELSGIQAPDISKGRIGEVLDAVGILAESGEKVILNIVGPFTIIYALINHTIFYHGLRKDPEQIKKIMAVIEKSVIQYGIEGVKRGASIISYEDAVGVPDVIGPTIYQDFSGSSNLRIINGIKEVGGRFLIHLCGRTSAALENADMVHSYAIDTDNASTYGQALAGLLDKLTEPIVVGHRCIAWGPMKMDQPYIWGIELT